A portion of the Nitratidesulfovibrio termitidis HI1 genome contains these proteins:
- a CDS encoding ABC transporter substrate-binding protein, whose amino-acid sequence MTCQQFWVAVVCTALLLLAVWPDPGARAAQDTGRGAGQVAADQSGNLSGSPAGNPFTPFIRSASPAHSSESAHATAAANAAAIHPSGFPTGLLWAQNSHAAGAALTGAAPSAPVGASVASPRPDQAGFAEGTPTEDELAPGEPVRLGMSAPFSGPGASLGREFHRGAASCLARVNAAGGVHGRQVEIVAMDDGYDPERTVWNVIRLIEEKRVFALFGLVGTPTVTRVLPLLGGHPERTVPLLFPFTGARPLSLPRHEGLVFRLRASYDAEFSELVDRLYGAGCSRIAVFYQADAYGREGWADLRDALARRRLSLAAEASYPRGAGSDAGFTQQAELILQGMPDAVVCVGTDAACAAFIRDLRDLLSTQGASWQASHGASQGTGQGASPPSPPFSRKPAIPVAMPSFVDSAHLLELLAAMGRTAQRDYTRDLVLTEVVPAWTGNLPAARDYRRDFAEMAEAPDVPDVVAVPGDEAAPPSVSGGGQAGMAPHPGDVSFEGYLAARLLVLALERMGPHPSPAGLRAALAGLDGHDLGVGLPYRYTPAEQGLGLVRFTTVRGGVPVDLRDFSEWRR is encoded by the coding sequence ATGACCTGTCAGCAGTTCTGGGTGGCCGTGGTCTGCACGGCTCTTCTGCTGTTGGCCGTGTGGCCGGATCCGGGCGCCCGGGCGGCGCAGGACACAGGGCGGGGAGCGGGGCAAGTCGCCGCCGACCAGTCTGGCAACCTGTCTGGCAGTCCGGCAGGCAATCCGTTCACGCCTTTCATCCGTTCCGCCAGCCCCGCACATTCTTCTGAATCCGCACATGCCACGGCAGCCGCCAACGCTGCCGCCATCCATCCCTCGGGATTTCCCACCGGGCTTCTATGGGCCCAGAATTCCCACGCCGCAGGCGCGGCCCTCACCGGCGCGGCCCCTTCCGCCCCCGTGGGGGCGTCCGTCGCGTCCCCCCGTCCCGATCAGGCCGGGTTTGCGGAGGGCACGCCAACAGAGGACGAACTGGCCCCCGGTGAACCGGTGCGCCTTGGCATGTCCGCCCCCTTCAGCGGTCCCGGCGCGTCGCTGGGGCGTGAATTCCATCGCGGCGCGGCCAGTTGCCTGGCACGGGTCAACGCGGCGGGCGGGGTGCACGGCAGGCAGGTGGAAATCGTGGCCATGGACGATGGTTACGACCCGGAACGCACCGTGTGGAACGTCATCCGGCTCATCGAGGAAAAGCGCGTTTTCGCGCTGTTCGGTCTGGTGGGCACGCCCACGGTCACGCGAGTGCTGCCCCTGCTGGGCGGCCATCCGGAACGCACGGTGCCGTTGCTGTTTCCCTTCACCGGGGCGCGCCCCCTGTCCTTGCCGCGTCACGAGGGGCTGGTGTTCCGCCTGCGCGCCTCGTACGACGCCGAATTCTCCGAACTGGTGGACCGCCTGTACGGAGCCGGGTGCTCTCGCATCGCCGTGTTCTACCAGGCCGATGCCTATGGCCGCGAGGGCTGGGCCGACCTGCGCGACGCGCTGGCCCGCCGCCGTCTGTCCCTGGCGGCAGAGGCCTCTTATCCGCGCGGCGCGGGAAGCGACGCCGGCTTCACCCAACAGGCGGAGCTGATCCTGCAAGGCATGCCCGACGCCGTGGTCTGCGTGGGCACCGACGCCGCGTGCGCGGCCTTCATCCGTGACCTGCGCGACCTTCTGTCCACGCAGGGCGCAAGCTGGCAGGCAAGCCACGGGGCAAGCCAGGGCACAGGCCAGGGCGCAAGCCCGCCATCCCCGCCGTTTTCCCGCAAGCCCGCCATCCCCGTGGCCATGCCCTCGTTCGTGGACAGCGCCCACCTGCTGGAGCTGCTCGCCGCCATGGGCCGCACCGCGCAGCGCGACTACACGCGCGATCTCGTGCTGACGGAGGTGGTGCCCGCATGGACCGGAAACCTGCCCGCCGCCAGGGACTACCGCCGTGATTTCGCGGAGATGGCGGAGGCCCCCGATGTGCCAGATGTGGTGGCCGTTCCCGGCGACGAGGCTGCCCCGCCGTCGGTTTCGGGCGGAGGGCAAGCGGGGATGGCGCCGCATCCCGGCGACGTGAGCTTCGAGGGATATCTGGCCGCACGACTGCTGGTGCTGGCGCTGGAACGCATGGGGCCGCATCCCTCGCCAGCCGGACTGCGGGCGGCGCTGGCCGGGCTTGACGGGCACGACCTGGGCGTCGGCCTGCCGTACCGCTACACCCCCGCCGAACAGGGGCTGGGGCTGGTGCGCTTCACCACCGTGCGCGGCGGCGTGCCGGTGGACCTGCGCGATTTTTCGGAGTGGCGGCGATGA
- a CDS encoding EAL domain-containing protein, producing MRRSRLFGRTLRGLIVLFGVYAAVTSIYSGWTLHTLLTREYESKALAIARAIAGADLESLIGRDVTTVQSRIDQFLGIDGVSYVLVVDGRGETVAHTFVPVVPEPVRELVASLAGARMNEVTVLRDRLHLPPTPDGPAGGGHGGGREVMHVTMPVFSGVGGFVHIGMDRGRISEYIDGAILRQQGLGLAFFVACTVGAWVLLHSISRPLMRLTDQARRVAAHDFSAPPDLPAMKGDDEIGDLSRAMDTMSRDLAGLVEGLEDSVRQATAELGGALEQLSTIVAGMADGLLVTDPQGMVLRSNAALCEMFGLNADPDGRPVREVFGFVASAVPVPPVPGDGIHEFAFETEEGEDILPEAVVQDNAALLAFLDGADVPGQPMPGVSCTLPGPSAVYATGLDSGQSGTSDSSGSPGPSESSKSSGPSGTGMALRSGEVAAVRRDGTPCWVELSLVRRQVMGTTYGICLVRDVTERRRAQDALHRAHGMLERKVRERTRELSRANAQLMLENAERRTVEQALRRAEARFRGIFEHALEGIFQSTPEGRFLSVNPAMARILGYEGVQDLLEGVESIGEGVYVDPVRRDEFVARMEEHGQVNAFEFRGRRKGGELIWLSVNARRVPGADGATMYYEGFLEDVTMGHENRERLEHQAFHDPLTGLPNRVLFHDRLQMALKRAARRRNYTFAMLYLDLDRFKVINDSLGHDVGDALLKVVAAKLRECVRDVDTVARFGGDEFGVLLEETPTRGTAVRVARRIRAHLAEPVRIGPHEVFTTASIGIVLRTDQYTTPEELVRDADTAMYRAKEQGQSRFKVFNKRMREEALRLLTIETDLRRAVERQEMRLHYQPVVALEDGGLHGVEALLRWTRTEGGDISPAEFVPVAEDTGLITSIGAFALEEVCMQLRRWNDAGLPPPGVVHVNISGRQFMQPGLPHAVEMLLDRTGTDPRALRFEVTESVLMRHGSQAITVMAQLRDLGIRLCLDDFGTGYSSLGYLKRLPVDSIKIDRSFVAGLEHDRDGQAIVRSIVSLGLHLGLEIVAEGVETPTQAEILVSLGCRYAQGFLYAPPVSAGDLAAMLGAAPFPSAGGGVFAGGSV from the coding sequence ATGAGGCGTTCGCGTCTGTTCGGGCGCACCCTGCGGGGGCTCATCGTGCTGTTTGGGGTGTATGCCGCCGTCACGTCCATCTATTCCGGCTGGACCCTGCACACCCTGCTGACCCGCGAATACGAAAGCAAGGCCCTGGCCATCGCCCGCGCCATCGCCGGGGCGGACCTGGAAAGCCTGATCGGGCGCGACGTGACCACCGTGCAGTCGCGCATCGACCAGTTTCTGGGCATCGACGGGGTGTCCTACGTGCTGGTGGTTGATGGCCGGGGCGAAACCGTGGCCCACACCTTCGTGCCCGTGGTGCCGGAACCGGTGCGCGAACTGGTGGCCTCGCTGGCGGGCGCGCGCATGAACGAGGTCACCGTGCTGCGCGACCGGCTGCATCTGCCCCCCACCCCGGATGGCCCGGCGGGCGGCGGGCATGGGGGAGGCCGCGAGGTGATGCACGTGACCATGCCGGTCTTTTCCGGCGTGGGGGGCTTCGTGCACATCGGCATGGACCGGGGGCGCATCAGCGAATACATCGACGGCGCCATCCTGCGCCAGCAGGGGCTGGGGCTGGCCTTCTTCGTCGCGTGCACTGTGGGGGCGTGGGTGCTGCTGCATTCCATCTCACGGCCGCTCATGCGCCTGACCGACCAGGCCCGCCGGGTGGCCGCGCACGATTTTTCGGCCCCGCCAGACCTGCCCGCCATGAAGGGCGACGACGAGATCGGCGATCTTTCCCGCGCCATGGACACCATGTCGCGCGACCTGGCCGGGCTGGTGGAAGGACTGGAGGATTCCGTGCGCCAGGCCACGGCGGAACTGGGCGGCGCGCTGGAGCAGCTTTCCACCATCGTGGCGGGCATGGCCGACGGCCTGCTGGTCACCGATCCGCAGGGCATGGTGCTGCGCAGCAACGCGGCACTGTGCGAGATGTTCGGCCTGAATGCGGACCCCGACGGCAGGCCGGTGCGAGAGGTGTTCGGCTTCGTGGCGTCCGCCGTGCCGGTGCCGCCAGTGCCGGGGGACGGCATCCACGAATTCGCTTTCGAGACGGAAGAAGGCGAGGACATCCTGCCCGAGGCCGTGGTGCAGGACAACGCGGCGCTGCTGGCCTTTCTGGACGGGGCCGACGTGCCTGGACAGCCCATGCCCGGCGTGTCCTGCACTCTGCCCGGCCCGTCAGCGGTGTACGCCACCGGCCTGGACTCGGGCCAATCAGGAACATCAGACTCGTCAGGTTCACCAGGTCCATCAGAATCATCTAAATCATCAGGCCCGTCGGGAACGGGCATGGCCCTGCGATCGGGAGAGGTGGCCGCCGTGCGGCGCGACGGCACCCCATGCTGGGTGGAACTTTCGCTGGTGCGGCGGCAGGTGATGGGCACTACCTACGGCATCTGTCTGGTGCGCGACGTGACCGAGCGCCGCCGCGCGCAGGACGCCCTGCACCGTGCCCACGGCATGCTGGAGCGCAAGGTGCGCGAGCGCACCCGCGAACTGAGCCGCGCCAACGCCCAACTGATGCTGGAAAACGCCGAGCGCCGCACCGTTGAGCAGGCCCTGCGCCGGGCCGAGGCGCGTTTCCGGGGCATTTTCGAACATGCCCTGGAAGGCATCTTCCAGAGCACGCCGGAAGGGCGTTTTCTGAGCGTCAACCCGGCCATGGCCCGCATTCTGGGCTATGAAGGGGTGCAGGATCTGCTGGAGGGCGTGGAATCCATCGGCGAAGGGGTTTATGTGGACCCGGTCCGGCGCGACGAGTTCGTGGCCCGCATGGAGGAGCACGGACAGGTCAACGCCTTCGAATTCCGGGGGCGGCGCAAGGGGGGCGAGCTCATCTGGCTGTCGGTCAACGCCCGGCGGGTGCCGGGGGCCGACGGGGCCACCATGTACTACGAAGGCTTTCTCGAAGACGTCACCATGGGCCACGAAAACCGCGAACGGCTGGAACACCAGGCTTTCCACGACCCGCTCACCGGGCTGCCCAACCGGGTGCTGTTCCACGACCGGCTGCAAATGGCCCTGAAGCGCGCCGCCCGCCGCCGCAATTACACCTTTGCCATGCTGTACCTGGACCTTGACCGGTTCAAGGTCATCAACGACAGCCTGGGCCACGACGTGGGCGACGCCCTATTGAAGGTGGTGGCCGCCAAGCTGCGCGAATGCGTGCGCGACGTGGATACCGTGGCCCGCTTCGGCGGCGACGAGTTCGGCGTGCTGCTGGAGGAAACCCCCACCCGCGGCACGGCGGTGCGCGTGGCCCGGCGCATCCGGGCGCACCTGGCGGAGCCGGTGCGCATCGGCCCGCACGAGGTGTTCACCACGGCCAGCATCGGCATCGTGCTGCGCACCGACCAGTACACCACGCCCGAAGAACTGGTGCGCGACGCGGACACCGCCATGTACCGCGCGAAAGAGCAGGGGCAGTCGCGCTTCAAGGTGTTCAACAAGCGCATGCGCGAAGAGGCGTTGCGACTGCTGACCATAGAGACGGATCTGCGCCGCGCCGTGGAACGGCAGGAGATGCGCTTGCACTACCAGCCCGTGGTGGCGCTGGAAGACGGTGGCCTGCACGGGGTGGAGGCGCTGCTGCGCTGGACGCGCACCGAGGGGGGCGACATTTCGCCCGCCGAATTCGTGCCCGTGGCCGAGGATACCGGGCTGATCACCTCCATCGGGGCCTTTGCGCTGGAAGAGGTGTGCATGCAACTGCGCCGCTGGAACGATGCCGGCCTGCCGCCGCCGGGGGTGGTGCACGTGAACATTTCCGGGCGCCAGTTCATGCAGCCCGGCCTGCCCCACGCCGTGGAGATGCTGCTGGACCGCACCGGCACCGACCCGCGCGCGCTGCGCTTCGAGGTGACCGAAAGCGTGCTGATGCGCCACGGCAGCCAGGCCATCACGGTCATGGCCCAACTGCGCGACCTGGGCATCCGGCTGTGCCTGGACGACTTCGGCACCGGATATTCCTCGCTGGGCTACCTGAAGCGGCTGCCGGTGGACTCCATCAAGATCGACCGCAGCTTTGTGGCCGGGCTGGAGCACGACCGCGACGGGCAGGCCATCGTGCGTTCCATCGTTTCGCTTGGGCTGCACCTGGGGCTGGAGATCGTGGCCGAAGGGGTGGAAACGCCCACCCAGGCGGAAATACTGGTTTCACTGGGGTGCCGGTACGCCCAGGGCTTTCTGTACGCGCCGCCGGTTTCGGCGGGCGATCTTGCCGCCATGCTGGGCGCGGCGCCGTTTCCGTCCGCCGGGGGTGGTGTTTTCGCGGGGGGTTCGGTATAG
- a CDS encoding two-component system sensor histidine kinase NtrB: MDIADKNTERSTLIIAVMALVTIGLSLIVSTGQTLNRQEEAGTQHLILTARSVLQAVETSLRRGLFMRPNGPGLFSPGTAELFRELEQSGDVLFVGIIDRQGGRVLTSRPTQEAGGTLVFPPEALQDLAQKGEWHGRATFGKLSAYVYGKRILPRSHALMHDPELDDGEQARPEAGADGGTAHVPGSLGPSGSSGPSGSSGPSSSSGPSSSSGSFSQGDFAPDDPNQLPTFLVVGLDMAKHLAVYRGFRQNALFQAAYILAAAVFIWVLTMSFLKRREQAGRAAVLERFQARLVDNLPDGLLTITQDNVVRAANPAAHDILKARDGSLAGTDVAELPPEIAGCIAGPDSGATPGWTNRTVDGAHLEILTLPIRESDEEHDRLVIIRDRTQIRELEKSLSEAEKLAAVGTLAAGVAHEIRNPLSALRGFAQYFAKKLAGKQPDENYAQTMVREADRLNRVITDLLYLARPRAIEPREVSLGQLAAELESLVRFDAGKLGVRMRTSLGPDLVMADEDALKQALLNLVLNSLDALSQCPQPVGDDGREVHISSMASDGGVWVFVRDTGPGMSREQREQAFEPFYTTKKKGTGLGLALVHKTMRDHGGRAQIDSEVGRGTTVALFFPGDGHGAPVGTVGAMDDADSPRGGDPLDHGADIPPGSCPGAAAFDMAAANRGGRGEGHGGPVPGGDARSASGPAHADHGHADSRQSTTDQPTTDTVIDITEDKR, from the coding sequence ATGGATATCGCCGACAAGAACACCGAGCGCAGTACCCTGATCATCGCGGTGATGGCGCTGGTGACCATCGGACTTTCGCTCATCGTCTCCACCGGGCAGACCCTGAACCGGCAGGAAGAGGCGGGCACCCAGCACCTCATCCTTACCGCCCGGTCGGTGTTGCAGGCGGTGGAAACATCGCTGCGGCGCGGGCTGTTCATGAGGCCCAACGGCCCCGGCCTGTTCAGCCCCGGCACGGCGGAACTGTTCCGCGAACTGGAGCAGAGCGGCGACGTGCTGTTCGTGGGCATCATCGACCGGCAGGGGGGGAGGGTGCTGACATCCCGTCCCACGCAAGAGGCGGGCGGTACGCTGGTCTTTCCGCCCGAAGCCTTGCAGGACCTGGCCCAGAAGGGCGAATGGCATGGCCGCGCCACCTTCGGCAAACTCAGCGCCTACGTGTACGGCAAGCGCATCCTGCCGCGCAGCCATGCCCTGATGCACGACCCGGAACTGGACGACGGCGAGCAGGCCCGGCCCGAAGCCGGAGCCGACGGGGGGACGGCGCATGTCCCCGGTTCGTTGGGTCCGTCCGGTTCATCCGGCCCGTCCGGTTCATCCGGCCCGTCCAGTTCATCCGGCCCGTCCAGTTCATCCGGATCGTTCAGTCAGGGCGACTTTGCCCCGGACGACCCCAACCAGTTGCCCACCTTTCTGGTGGTGGGGCTGGATATGGCCAAGCACCTCGCGGTGTACCGGGGCTTTCGCCAGAACGCATTGTTTCAGGCGGCATACATCCTGGCGGCGGCGGTGTTCATCTGGGTGCTGACCATGAGCTTCCTGAAGCGCCGCGAGCAGGCGGGCCGCGCCGCCGTGCTGGAGCGTTTCCAGGCCCGGCTGGTGGACAACCTGCCCGACGGCCTGCTGACCATCACCCAGGACAACGTGGTGCGCGCGGCCAACCCGGCGGCCCATGACATCCTGAAGGCCCGCGACGGCAGTCTGGCGGGCACCGACGTGGCCGAGTTGCCGCCGGAAATCGCCGGGTGCATCGCGGGTCCGGACAGTGGGGCAACCCCCGGCTGGACCAACCGCACCGTGGACGGCGCGCATCTGGAAATCCTGACCCTGCCCATTCGCGAAAGCGACGAGGAGCACGATCGTCTGGTCATCATCCGCGACCGCACCCAGATCCGCGAGTTGGAAAAGAGCCTGAGCGAGGCGGAAAAGCTGGCCGCCGTGGGCACCCTGGCCGCAGGGGTGGCGCACGAGATACGCAACCCGCTCTCGGCGCTGCGCGGTTTTGCCCAGTATTTCGCCAAGAAGCTGGCGGGCAAGCAGCCGGACGAGAACTACGCCCAGACCATGGTGCGCGAGGCCGACCGGCTGAACCGGGTCATCACCGACCTGCTGTACCTGGCAAGGCCGCGCGCCATCGAACCGCGCGAGGTCAGCCTGGGCCAACTGGCCGCGGAACTGGAAAGCCTGGTGCGTTTCGATGCGGGCAAGCTGGGGGTGCGCATGCGCACCAGCCTGGGGCCGGACCTGGTCATGGCCGACGAGGACGCGTTGAAGCAGGCCCTGCTGAATCTGGTCCTGAACAGCCTGGACGCGCTGTCGCAGTGCCCCCAGCCCGTTGGTGACGACGGGCGCGAGGTTCACATCTCGTCCATGGCTTCCGATGGCGGCGTGTGGGTGTTCGTGCGCGACACCGGGCCCGGCATGAGCCGCGAGCAGCGCGAACAGGCCTTCGAGCCGTTCTACACCACCAAGAAGAAGGGCACCGGCCTTGGCCTTGCGCTGGTGCACAAGACCATGCGCGACCACGGGGGCCGCGCGCAGATAGATTCCGAGGTGGGGCGCGGCACCACGGTGGCGCTGTTCTTTCCGGGGGATGGGCACGGCGCGCCGGTCGGCACGGTCGGCGCCATGGACGATGCGGACAGCCCCAGAGGCGGCGACCCGCTGGACCACGGCGCGGACATTCCGCCAGGCAGTTGCCCCGGCGCGGCAGCCTTCGACATGGCCGCGGCCAACCGTGGGGGCAGGGGCGAGGGCCACGGCGGCCCCGTGCCGGGTGGCGACGCCCGGAGTGCGAGCGGCCCTGCGCATGCCGATCACGGGCATGCCGATTCCAGACAATCCACGACAGACCAGCCCACAACGGATACGGTCATCGACATAACCGAGGACAAACGATGA
- a CDS encoding AsmA family protein: protein MRLRPLPIILCLVLLAVGGGYAALRQLVDSEAAARQLGESLTALTGHASRVQGGVRVIFDPDPTVVARDVVMDQAAPFAGQEPLLRVAEARFNLRLAALFSGRVEVRGVEVARPQLVLLADGEGRNGWDGLLERLGGKAATPSGVPSFSSDASVSPPASPDALQASRLPEDGPRIESPPPSTGISWFTPQVVLTGTATLRIEDADLQWRNTASGAQMQIRGLDVDLVASKGRLAEAALRHGNLEWRADPQARPATVRDLDVSFTTPGGGWKALRDLLQGALDVMPHREGAGQKPPARQERPAEQGAPTGQGSAVGRGAGGRAGVLRMSCTYDVAPGVTGTLGVEAAVAHAASEHAPSDMTALLPAEVHGTARARGHLPLGGQAVPFELVVPFDAQRGTDPRITGARLQLEQDALEVTASLRGLGTGGAEMHGTAEVRRLSLPRWFGFARNLPVGLQHALDALSGHLEFSLDRHGLRVPVLHAEVLGMPLRGSGGVADFAAPVVAIDVAGADIDVNKVMPELAGADPHPLVHAGPPAVEAADTPTSPAKANGSARNGQQSAATADEIPDVGYDIRVRAEKARGWKFDVGGLAFRCSPSREGTLLEFTAASFYGGTAKALLDIVGDYRLQFTAAEVALARPAAIVSGRESAAGKLAVKASLRGQGHSLGAVAASMRGTLDARIDDGFLLVWRNGALERQPFSRFDLRGEAVGQGFPGGRVPPNPPARLPWTGAWRAAMRTPTGTDWEATANGPLLFDTATGLPVAADRLPATLRLSLPPALTDLDRTVEARFSGPVRFDFDMGSLSSDQLDVESLGARGRLALTATGMNKVATWAGSLTARFADPRATLRGLGLAPWKMDAAALRLAELSAGFRQSGNTFDLTDARLVLDGQPIAGNVSRISGQRPLWRFSLHADDFDADRYLAPRTPDPAPGEPEPVPSDEPLHYAWLRTFDADGRVSVGRGTFKQLRFDGFTAPILLRDGQLEVGPIASGFYGGTLGGSIRATAGDALATRLVLDARDFDLEPVGLRFAGKDYVGGKALLVLDVQGPLRTELDMPAALSGTWAFEVRDGFYSTRGKSSTPEQSKTPFSEARASGYMRTGVLHNEDFTLNSLLLTMEGRGWVDIAKKRIDYTTDVSLVRVPTFPIRFHGDLRKPETSVRQTGIVTGTLGNLGSTVFDLLGGIIGMPLRVLEGLQDAARGNGTTPNGQPSQQQSGQ, encoded by the coding sequence ATGCGCTTGCGTCCCCTGCCGATCATCCTGTGTCTTGTGCTGCTTGCCGTCGGCGGCGGCTACGCGGCCTTGCGCCAGCTGGTCGATTCCGAGGCTGCGGCACGGCAACTGGGTGAATCGCTTACCGCGCTCACCGGGCACGCCAGCCGGGTGCAGGGCGGGGTGCGGGTGATCTTCGACCCCGACCCCACGGTGGTGGCCCGCGACGTGGTCATGGACCAGGCCGCCCCCTTTGCCGGGCAGGAGCCGTTGCTGCGAGTGGCCGAGGCGCGCTTCAACCTGCGACTTGCGGCCCTGTTCTCCGGTCGGGTGGAAGTGCGCGGCGTGGAAGTGGCCCGCCCGCAACTGGTGCTGCTGGCCGATGGTGAAGGCCGCAACGGATGGGACGGGCTGCTCGAACGTCTAGGCGGGAAGGCTGCCACACCGTCCGGCGTGCCATCTTTTTCCTCTGATGCCTCCGTTTCTCCCCCCGCTTCACCTGACGCGCTCCAGGCATCCCGTTTGCCGGAAGACGGGCCGCGCATCGAATCTCCCCCCCCTTCGACGGGCATATCCTGGTTCACCCCGCAAGTGGTGCTGACCGGCACTGCGACGCTGCGCATCGAAGACGCCGATCTGCAATGGCGCAACACGGCCAGCGGCGCGCAGATGCAGATCCGGGGGCTGGATGTCGACCTGGTGGCCAGCAAGGGGCGTCTGGCCGAGGCGGCGCTGCGGCACGGCAACCTGGAATGGCGCGCCGATCCGCAGGCACGCCCCGCCACGGTGCGTGACCTGGACGTGTCGTTCACCACGCCGGGGGGCGGATGGAAGGCGCTGCGCGACCTGTTGCAGGGCGCGCTGGACGTGATGCCCCACCGCGAGGGCGCAGGGCAGAAGCCCCCCGCCAGGCAGGAACGTCCGGCAGAACAGGGCGCCCCCACCGGGCAGGGCAGCGCCGTGGGCCGGGGGGCAGGGGGCAGGGCGGGCGTGTTGCGCATGTCCTGCACCTATGATGTGGCCCCGGGCGTCACCGGTACACTGGGGGTGGAGGCGGCTGTTGCCCACGCGGCGTCGGAACATGCCCCATCGGACATGACCGCGCTGTTGCCCGCAGAGGTGCACGGCACGGCACGGGCGCGCGGTCACCTGCCGCTGGGCGGGCAAGCCGTGCCCTTTGAACTTGTGGTGCCCTTCGACGCGCAGCGCGGCACGGACCCGCGCATCACCGGCGCGCGCCTGCAACTGGAGCAGGACGCCCTGGAGGTGACCGCCAGCCTGCGCGGGCTGGGCACCGGCGGCGCGGAGATGCACGGCACGGCAGAGGTGCGGCGGCTCAGCCTGCCGCGCTGGTTCGGTTTTGCGCGCAACCTGCCCGTGGGCCTGCAGCACGCGCTGGATGCCCTTTCCGGGCACCTGGAATTTTCGCTGGACCGGCACGGGCTGCGTGTGCCCGTGCTGCACGCCGAGGTACTGGGCATGCCCCTGCGCGGCTCGGGCGGGGTGGCCGATTTCGCCGCGCCGGTCGTCGCCATCGACGTGGCCGGGGCGGACATCGACGTGAACAAGGTGATGCCCGAACTGGCCGGGGCCGATCCGCACCCGCTGGTTCATGCCGGACCGCCCGCCGTGGAAGCTGCGGACACGCCCACCAGCCCCGCCAAGGCCAACGGTTCCGCCAGAAATGGGCAGCAATCCGCGGCAACTGCGGACGAGATTCCGGACGTGGGCTACGACATCCGCGTGCGGGCGGAAAAGGCGCGCGGCTGGAAGTTCGACGTGGGCGGGCTGGCCTTCCGCTGCTCGCCTTCGCGCGAGGGCACGCTGCTGGAATTCACCGCCGCTTCGTTCTACGGCGGCACGGCAAAGGCCCTGCTGGATATCGTGGGCGACTACCGCCTGCAATTCACCGCCGCCGAAGTGGCCCTGGCGCGCCCGGCGGCCATCGTCAGCGGGCGCGAATCCGCGGCCGGAAAGCTGGCGGTCAAGGCCTCACTGCGCGGTCAGGGGCACAGCCTGGGGGCCGTGGCCGCCTCCATGCGGGGCACGCTGGACGCGCGCATCGACGACGGTTTTCTGCTGGTGTGGCGCAATGGCGCGCTGGAACGGCAGCCGTTCAGCCGGTTCGACCTGCGGGGCGAGGCAGTGGGGCAAGGGTTCCCGGGCGGCAGGGTGCCCCCCAATCCCCCGGCGCGCCTGCCGTGGACCGGGGCCTGGCGGGCGGCCATGCGCACCCCCACCGGCACGGACTGGGAAGCCACGGCCAACGGGCCGTTGCTGTTCGACACGGCCACCGGCCTGCCCGTGGCCGCCGACCGACTGCCCGCAACTCTGCGCCTTTCGCTGCCGCCCGCGCTGACCGACCTTGACCGCACGGTGGAGGCGCGTTTCTCCGGTCCGGTCCGCTTCGATTTCGACATGGGCTCCCTGAGTTCCGACCAACTGGACGTGGAATCGCTCGGCGCGCGGGGCCGTCTGGCCCTTACCGCCACCGGCATGAACAAGGTTGCCACCTGGGCGGGCAGTCTGACCGCCCGTTTCGCCGATCCGCGCGCCACCCTGCGCGGGCTGGGCCTTGCGCCATGGAAGATGGACGCCGCCGCATTGCGCTTGGCGGAACTGTCGGCGGGCTTCCGCCAGTCCGGCAACACCTTCGACCTGACCGACGCCCGGCTGGTGCTGGACGGCCAGCCGATAGCGGGTAACGTCTCGCGCATTTCCGGCCAGCGCCCCCTGTGGCGGTTCAGCCTGCACGCAGACGACTTCGACGCGGACCGCTATCTGGCCCCCCGCACGCCGGATCCCGCCCCCGGCGAACCGGAGCCCGTGCCTTCCGACGAGCCGCTGCACTACGCCTGGCTGCGCACGTTCGATGCCGACGGGCGCGTGTCGGTGGGGCGCGGCACGTTCAAACAGCTGCGCTTCGATGGCTTTACCGCGCCCATCCTGCTGCGTGACGGCCAACTGGAGGTGGGGCCCATCGCCTCCGGCTTCTATGGCGGCACGCTGGGCGGCAGCATTCGCGCCACGGCGGGAGACGCGCTGGCCACGCGCCTTGTGCTGGACGCGCGCGACTTCGATCTGGAACCGGTGGGGCTGCGCTTCGCGGGCAAGGATTACGTGGGCGGCAAGGCCCTGCTGGTGCTGGACGTGCAAGGCCCCCTGCGCACCGAACTGGACATGCCCGCCGCCCTTTCCGGCACCTGGGCCTTCGAGGTGCGCGACGGCTTCTACAGCACGCGCGGCAAGTCGAGCACGCCGGAACAGTCCAAGACCCCGTTTTCGGAGGCGCGGGCCAGCGGGTACATGCGCACCGGGGTGCTGCACAACGAGGACTTCACCCTGAACAGCCTGCTGCTGACCATGGAGGGCCGGGGCTGGGTGGACATTGCGAAGAAACGCATCGACTACACCACGGACGTTTCGCTGGTGCGGGTGCCCACCTTTCCCATCCGCTTCCATGGCGACCTGCGCAAGCCGGAAACCAGCGTGCGCCAGACCGGCATCGTCACCGGCACCCTGGGGAATCTGGGCAGCACCGTGTTCGACCTGCTGGGCGGGATTATCGGCATGCCGTTGCGGGTGCTGGAAGGCCTGCAGGACGCCGCGCGCGGCAACGGCACGACACCCAATGGGCAGCCGTCGCAGCAACAGTCGGGGCAGTAG